A DNA window from Actinokineospora baliensis contains the following coding sequences:
- a CDS encoding nitrite/sulfite reductase: MSPTTPPTPVSPTTPRAARQPRGEGQWALGYREPLNPNERSKKDDNPLNVRARIENIYAKGGFDSIDPGDLRGRFRWYGLYTQRKPGIDGGRTATLEPEELDDSYFMLRVRTDGGAVTTEQLAVLGEVSQTYARDTADITDRQNIQYHWIRVEDMPTIWQKLEGAGMTTMEACGDSPRVILGSPVAGISRDEVIDGTPAIDEIKRRFIGDPAYSNLPRKFKSAVSGLPDVAHEIHDIAFVGVVHPEHGPGFDVWVGGGLSTNPMIGQRLGAWVPLEEVADVYGAVISVFRDYGYRRLRHRARIKFLVKDWGAAKFRQVVEDEYLHRKLIDGPAPEVPAVPIDHIGVHPQKDGLFYVGAAPIAGRVSGSVLVEVAKAAERAGSNRVRFTPLQKLVVLDVPEAEVAALQADLAKLGLQTTPSPWRRGIMACTGIEFCKLAIVETKGRAHELVAALETRLADITDGVTAPIAVHINGCPNSCARIQTADIGLKGQIVTDDSGAQVEGFQVHLGGGLGLDAGFGRKLRGHKVTGAELPDYVERVVRNFVAKREPEERFAQWVVRADEGDLR; this comes from the coding sequence GTGTCCCCCACCACACCCCCCACCCCGGTTTCCCCCACCACACCCCGGGCCGCTCGCCAGCCCAGGGGCGAGGGCCAGTGGGCGCTCGGCTACCGCGAGCCGCTGAATCCCAACGAGCGGTCGAAGAAGGACGACAACCCGCTCAACGTCCGCGCCAGGATCGAGAACATCTACGCGAAGGGCGGGTTCGACAGCATCGACCCCGGTGACCTGCGCGGCAGGTTCCGCTGGTACGGCCTCTACACCCAGCGCAAGCCCGGGATCGACGGTGGCCGCACCGCGACCCTGGAGCCCGAGGAGCTCGACGACTCGTACTTCATGCTGCGGGTGCGCACCGACGGTGGCGCGGTCACCACGGAGCAGCTCGCGGTGCTCGGCGAGGTGTCGCAGACCTACGCGCGCGACACCGCCGACATCACCGACCGGCAGAACATCCAGTACCACTGGATCCGGGTCGAGGACATGCCCACCATCTGGCAGAAGCTGGAAGGCGCGGGGATGACCACGATGGAGGCGTGTGGCGACAGCCCCCGGGTGATCCTCGGCTCGCCGGTCGCGGGCATCTCCCGCGACGAGGTCATCGACGGCACCCCGGCGATCGACGAGATCAAGCGCCGGTTCATCGGCGACCCGGCGTACTCGAACCTGCCGCGCAAGTTCAAGTCGGCGGTGTCGGGTCTGCCCGACGTCGCGCACGAGATCCACGACATCGCCTTCGTCGGTGTGGTGCACCCCGAGCACGGCCCCGGGTTCGACGTGTGGGTCGGTGGTGGTCTGTCCACCAACCCGATGATCGGGCAGCGGTTGGGCGCTTGGGTGCCGCTGGAGGAGGTCGCCGACGTCTACGGCGCGGTGATCAGCGTGTTCCGCGACTACGGCTACCGCCGCCTGCGGCACCGGGCCAGGATCAAGTTCCTGGTCAAGGACTGGGGCGCGGCCAAGTTCCGCCAGGTGGTGGAGGACGAGTACCTGCACCGCAAGCTCATCGACGGCCCGGCGCCGGAGGTGCCCGCGGTGCCGATCGACCACATCGGGGTGCACCCGCAGAAGGACGGCCTGTTCTACGTGGGCGCCGCCCCGATCGCGGGCCGGGTGTCCGGGTCGGTGCTGGTGGAGGTCGCCAAGGCCGCCGAGCGGGCTGGCTCGAACCGGGTGCGGTTCACCCCGCTGCAGAAGCTGGTCGTGCTGGACGTGCCCGAGGCCGAGGTGGCCGCGCTGCAGGCCGACCTCGCCAAGCTGGGGCTGCAGACCACCCCGTCGCCGTGGCGGCGCGGGATCATGGCGTGCACCGGCATCGAGTTCTGCAAGCTGGCCATCGTCGAGACCAAGGGCCGGGCCCACGAGCTGGTGGCGGCGCTGGAGACCCGGCTGGCCGACATCACCGACGGGGTGACCGCGCCGATCGCGGTGCACATCAACGGGTGCCCGAACTCCTGCGCCCGGATCCAGACCGCCGACATCGGCCTCAAGGGCCAGATCGTCACCGACGACTCGGGCGCGCAGGTGGAGGGCTTCCAGGTGCACCTCGGCGGCGGTCTCGGCCTCGACGCCGGGTTCGGCCGCAAGCTGCGCGGGCACAAGGTGACCGGCGCGGAGCTGCCGGACTACGTGGAGCGGGTGGTGCGCAACTTCGTGGCCAAGCGCGAGCCCGAGGAGCGGTTCGCGCAGTGGGTCGTGCGCGCCGACGAGGGCGACCTGCGATGA
- a CDS encoding phosphoadenylyl-sulfate reductase: protein MTTTHQDLAQRAEQELADATAAEALAWTAATFGDDFIVASNMQDAVLVDLAYQAKRDIDVLFLQTGYHFAETIGTRDAVAVVYPEVRIVNAEAEQSVADQEAEFGLLNQTNPTQCCFLRKVVPLRQTLSKYSAWVTGVRRVDAPTRANTPIVQWDERNGLVKVNPIAAWSDDEFTRYIADHGVLENPLVQAGYPSIGCAPCTAKPLPGQDARSGRWAGTGKTECGLHG from the coding sequence GTGACCACCACGCACCAGGACCTGGCCCAGCGGGCGGAACAGGAGTTGGCCGACGCGACCGCGGCGGAGGCGCTGGCCTGGACGGCGGCGACCTTCGGCGACGACTTCATCGTCGCGTCGAACATGCAGGACGCGGTGCTCGTCGACCTGGCCTACCAGGCCAAGCGCGACATCGACGTGCTGTTCCTGCAGACCGGCTACCACTTCGCGGAGACCATCGGCACCCGCGACGCGGTGGCGGTGGTCTACCCGGAGGTCCGCATCGTCAACGCCGAGGCCGAGCAGTCGGTCGCCGACCAGGAGGCCGAGTTCGGCCTGCTGAACCAGACGAACCCGACGCAGTGCTGCTTCCTGCGCAAGGTGGTGCCGTTGCGGCAAACCCTGTCGAAGTACTCGGCGTGGGTCACCGGGGTGCGCCGGGTCGACGCGCCGACGCGGGCCAACACCCCGATCGTGCAGTGGGACGAGCGCAACGGGTTGGTGAAGGTCAACCCGATCGCGGCGTGGAGCGACGACGAGTTCACCCGCTACATCGCCGACCACGGCGTGCTGGAGAACCCGTTGGTGCAGGCCGGGTACCCGTCCATCGGGTGCGCGCCGTGCACGGCCAAGCCGCTGCCGGGCCAGGACGCCCGCAGCGGGCGCTGGGCGGGGACGGGCAAGACCGAGTGCGGACTGCACGGCTGA
- a CDS encoding Insertion element protein, whose product MSERATPFYCPYCGDEDLRPQEEPHAAWLCTGCRRVFTVKFVGLNLSGEAAK is encoded by the coding sequence ATGAGCGAGCGGGCGACGCCCTTCTACTGCCCCTACTGCGGTGACGAGGACCTGCGGCCGCAGGAGGAACCGCACGCGGCGTGGCTGTGCACCGGGTGCAGGCGGGTCTTCACGGTCAAGTTCGTCGGACTGAATCTCTCGGGGGAGGCAGCGAAGTGA